In bacterium YEK0313, the DNA window AGCCGGAGGCGAACATCACCGCCTCCAGCCGCGGGCCGTCGAAGATCGCCGCTCGGTAGAGCCGGCGGCCGGCATCGATCACCTCGCTGATCGTACCGCCGGGCGGGATGAGGGCCTGCGCGAAAAGCGCGGCGTCGAAAGCGCCCGGCGCCGCGAAGATCGTGCCGACGCCGCCCGATATTGCCGCGCGCGCCCAGCTGAGGCCGGCAGGCAGTCCGACCGGCCGGCGGGAGAGGATGAAGCCCTCCAGCCCCTGCGCCACGCGCCGGATCGCCGCCGGCGTCGACTTCAGCTCGGGCTGGCCCGAATGCGGGTCGGTCGCCGGCTGAACGAGAGCGCCGATGCGGGCCGTACCGGCGGTCTCGCCGCTCCAGTGAATCGGCGCGAACAGCATGCCGGGCTGCTGGCCCGCATCGACCGCGACGCGCAGGGTCGCCCGGCCGTGCGCTGTCGCGATCTCGGCATAGTCGCCATCGGCGAGGCCGGCGGCGGCGGCGTCCGTGGGAGCCATGGCGACGACGGGTTCGACGGCATGGCGGCCGAGTGTCGGCGCCTTGGCCGTGCGGGTCATGCTGTGCCAGTGGTCGCGCAGCCGGCCGGTATTGAGCCGGTAGGGATGATCGGCGTCGGTCGCGGCGGCGAGAGCCGGCGGTTCGATCGCGACGAACCGGGCCCGCCCGTCCGGCGTGAAGAAGCCGCCTCGGGCGAAGAAGCGCTTGTCGGCAGCATCGCCGGCGGTCCGCACCGGCCATTGCACCGGCGTGAGCGTGGCATAGCCGGCCGCCGAAACAGTGCTCAGCCCGCCGAGATCGAAATCGCGCGTGCCGGCGTTCTCGAAGGCCGACAGCGCGGCGTGCTCGCGGAACACCGCGGCGGCGTCCGGCCAGGAAAAGGCCGGCGCGAAGCCGAGGCGCTTGCCGACCTCGGCGACGATCCACCAGTCCGGCCGGGCCTCCCCGGGCAGGTCCAGAAAGGCGCGTTGGCGCGAGATGCGGCGTTCGGAATTGGTGACGGTGCCGTCCTTCTCGCCCCAGGCCGCGGCGGGCAGGAGGATCTTCGCGCCTGATCCGATCGTGTCGTTGGAGAGGACGTTGTCCGAGACGACGAAATGATCGAGGCCGGCGAGCGCCTGCCGCACCGCATCGGCGCGCGGCAGGCTGACCGCCGGATTGGTCGCCATCACCCACAGTGCCCTGACCTTGCGCGCCGCGATGGCGTCGAACAGCGCCACTGCCTTGAGGCCCTCGCGCCGGGCCATGCGCGGCGCCTGCCAGAAGCGGCCGACGCGATCGACCTCTTCCCGGCCGAACCCCATATGGGCGGCGAGCATGTTGGCGAGGCCGCCAACCTCGCGCCCGCCCATGGCGTTGGGCTGGCCGGTCAGCGAGAAGGGGCCCATGCCGGGCCGGCCGATGCGGCCGGTCGCGAGATGGCAGTTGATGATGGCATTGACCTTGTCGGTGCCCTGCGCCGACTGGTTGACGCCCTGGCTGTAGAGCGTGACCGTCCGCTCGGTCGCGGCGAACCATGCGAACAGCCGGCTGACGTCCTCGATCGCGAGGCCGCAGGCCGCGGCCGTCGCCTCGGCGTCGGGCGCGATCTGCCGGGCGCGTTCGAGCGCCGCGGCGAAGCCGGCCGTATGGGCGTCGATATAGGCCCGATCGAGCTTGTCGGCTTCCGCGAGATGAACAAATAAGCCGGCAAAAAGAACCGAATCCATGCCGGGCCGGATCGGCAGCGCGAGATCGGCTTCGCTCGCCGTTGCCGTCATCCGGGGGTCGATGACGACGATGCGCGCGCCGCGCCGCTCGCGGTTGGCGACGATCCGTTGCCAGAGGATCGGATGGCACCAGGCGGCATTGGAGCCGGTGAGCACCAGAAGGTCGGCCGTGTCGAGATCGGCATAGCCGCCGGGTACGGTATCGGTGCCGAAGGCGCGTCGGTGGCCGGCGACCGACGAGGCCATGCAGAGCCGCGAATTGGTGTCGACATTGGCGCTGCCGAGAAAGCCCTTCATCAGCTTGTTGGCGACATAATAGTCCTCGGTCAGGAGCTGGCCGGAGAGATAGAAGGCGATGGCGTCCGGGCCGCCTTCGGCAAGCACGCGCGCGAAACCCTCCGCCACGGCATCGAGCGCGGCCGGCCAGCCGACACGCGCGAAGGCACCCGAGCGGCCGCGAATCATCGGATGCAGCAGCCGGTCGTCGGTCGACAGCGTCTCGCCGAGGGCGGCGCCCTTGACGCAGAGCCGGCCGCGGTTGGCGGGGTGGTCGGGGTCGCCCGCAATCTCGATCCCGTCGCGGCCGGCCTTGGCCAGGACGCCGCAGCCGACGCCGCAATAGGGGCAGGTCGTGGCGACCGGCCGCGCCGGGGGCGGAGCGACCCCCATCAGGCGGCCTCGGCGAGGTGCCGGCCGAAGATGCAGGCCTCGCGCCGGCGTCCAAGCCTTTCGCCGCACCGGATCAGCTCGTGATACCAGAGGCCGTCGCCGGTTTCGCCGAACAGGACGGCGCCGGTCAGCACGTCGTCCTTGAGCACCAGCTTGCGATAGTGCGCGAGGCCCGGGTCGCGCCAGACGACCACCTCGCTGCCCTCGGCGCCGTTGATGTCGCCCGCGGAGAAGACGGGGATGCCCGAGACCTTCAGGTTGGTGGCGGTGACCGTGCCCGAATAGGCCTCCGGCCGGCCCGCCAGGTGGCGTGCCAGCGTGCGCGCCTGCTCATAGGCCGGCTCGACCAGGCCGTAGCAGAGACCGCGGTGCTCGGCACATTCGCCGATGGCGTGAATATCGGGATCGGAGGTCGTCAGCCGGTCGTCGACCACGATGCCGCGGCCGGTCGCGAGGCCCGCGGCCTTTGCCAGCGCGACATTGGGCGTGATGCCGACCGCGGCCACGACGAGGTCGGCGGCGAGGCGCCGCCCGTCGGCGAGCCGGACGGCCCTGACGGCCTTTTCGCCCTCGACCGCCTCGGTGTCGGCGCCGAGCAGCACCTCGATCCCGCGCGCACGCAGGGCTTCGGCCAGCAGGCCTGCCGCCTCGGTGTCGAGCTGGCGTTCCATCAGCCTGTCCATCAGATGGACCAGGGTGACCTTGGCGCCGGCGCTGGCGAGGCCGTGAGCGGCCTCGATGCCGAGAAGGCCGCCGCCGATCACCACGACCCGCGGCGCGGCGGTCACCGATGCGAGCATGGCGGCAACGTCGCCACGGTCGCGGAAGGTGAGCACGCCGGGAAGATCCATGCCGGGCTTCGGCAGGCGGATCGGTGCGGAGCCTGTCGCCAGCACCAGCTTGGCAAAAGGCACCGAGCCGCCGCCGGCCATGACCACGCGCCGGCCGGCGACGTCGATCGCCAGGGCCTGCCGGCCATAGATCAGCGTGACCCCCTGTGCCTGCCACCAGGCGCGCGGCTTCAGCTCGATGTCGTCGGGGCCGACCTCGCCGGCGAGCAGCGAGGAGAGCAGCACCCGGTTGTAGGCGAGCACCGGCTCGGCACCGATGACCAGCACCGAATAGCGTCCGAGGGCGTGGCGGCCGAGCTCCTCGACGAAGCGGGCGGCGGCCATGCCATTGCCGATCACGACCAGCGGTTCGGACATGGCGGCGGCCTCACGCGGCGTCGATGAAGGCGTGGCGCTCGTAGAGGAATTTGAGCACCGCCTCGCGTGCCCGGATATAGGCGGGATCGGCGACCAGTTCGAGGCGCCGCCTGGGGCGCGCCAGCGGCACGGTGAGGATCTCACCGATGGTGGCGGACGGGCCGTTGGTCATCATCACGATCCGGTCGGAGAGCAGCACCGCCTCGTCGACGTCGTGGGTGATCATGATCATGGTGTTGCCAAGCGCGGCATGGATCTGCATGACCTGATCCTGCAGATGCGCGCGGGTGAGCGCGTCGAGCGCACCGAAGGGCTCGTCGAGCAGCAGGATCTTCGGCTCCATGGCGAGCGCCCGGGCAATGCCGACACGTTGTTTCATGCCGCCGGAAATCTCGGCGGGCCGGCGGTCGCGGGCATGCGCCATATGCACGAGCTCCAGCACGTGCAGCGTCCAGTCATGCCGCTCGCCGCGCGATTTGCGCGCCGCGAAGACCTTGTCCACGGCAAGGCGGACATTGTCGTAGACGGTCAGCCAGGGCAGCAGCGAATGGTTCTGGAAAACCACGGCGCGCTCGGGCCCCGGGGCGTTGACCTCGCGGTCCTCGAGCAGCACGGCGCCGGTCGTCGCCGGGGTCAGGCCGGCGATGATGTTGAGCAGGGTCGATTTCCCGCAGCCGGAATGACCAATGATCGAGACATATTCGCCCTTGTCGATGGTGAGCGAGACGTCGCGCAGCACATTGTTGCCGGCAGCGCCTCGGGCGAAGGTCTTGTCGACCGCCTCGATCGACAGATAGGGGAGCTGTCGCGCCATGGCCTCGTCCTCAATTGGCGGCCGTGCCGCGGGTGACGATGGTGGCGAGGCCGGCGATCAGGCGGTCGAGGACGAAACCCACGAGGCCGATATAGACCAGCGCCACGATGATGTCGGGCAGCCGCGAGGAGTTCCAAGCGTCCCAGATGAAGAAGCCGATGCCGACGCCGCCGGTCAGCATTTCCGCGGCGACGATGGCGAGCCAGGCGAGGCCGACGCCGATCCGCAGGCCGGTGAAGATATAGGGTGCCGCCGAAGGCAGCATGATCTTCCAGAAGAATTCGAGGTGATTGAGCCGGAGCACGGCGGCGACGTTGCGATAGTCCTGCGGGATGTTGCGGATGCCGACGGCGGTGTTGATCAGCACCGGCCAGATGGCGGTGATGAAGATCACGAAGATCGCGCTCGGATTGGCGTCGCGAAAGGCGGCGAGCGAGATCGGCAGCCAGGCGAGCGGCGGCACGGTGCGCAGCACCTGGAAGATCGGATCGAGCCCGCGCATGGCCCAGGTGGACTGGCCGACGATGGCGCCGATGACGATGCCGGCCGCTGCGGCGAGGCCGAAGCCGATGGCGACCCGCTGCAGCGAGGTCAGAACCCGCCAGCCGAGGCCGATATCCTGGCTGCCGTTGACGAAGAACGGATCGAGGATCAGTTCGCCGGCTTCCTTCCAGACCTGCGAGGGCGGCGGCAAGGTGGCGCCGCGCCCGGAGCAGAGGATCTCCCAGACGAGCAGGATCACCAGGAGGGTGACCAGAGGCGGCACGACGGTGGCGAGCAGCGCCGTCATTTTCGGTTTCAGCCGCGCGGCGAGGCTCGGACGGGGAGCGGCGGGCAGGGCGATGACGGTTGCACGCGCCGGTGCGGCAGCTTGCGTGATGGCTGGCGGCATGACCGGGCTCTCGACGGCTTTCAGGGCGACACGCGGCATGGAGGGCATCTCCGGAACGGCCGCCGGCAGGGCGGCGGCATGAGGGACGGGCCGCTCAGACCTGGGCGCGCTTGATTTTCAGGGCGCGCAGGTAGTCCGCGGGATTGGCCGGATCGAAGCGCATGCCGTCGAAGAAGGTCTCGACGCCGCGGGAATCGGCGGCCGGCGCATTGGCGATGCCGAGCGTCTTCGCCGCCTCGCGCCAGAGATCGGCCCGATTGGTGCGGTCGACCAGGGCCCGGATATCGAGGCCGGGCTCGAAGCGGCCCCACCGGATGTTCTCGGTGACGAACCAGGCGTCGAGGCTTTTCCAGGGATAGGAGACCTCGCCGGCCTCGCCCCAGAACTTCATGCGCAGGTTGGAGCCGGCGACGGTGCGGCCGCGGCCGTAATTGATGTCGCCACGCAGCCGGCCGTTGATGTCGTTGACCGGCACGTTGAACCACTGGCGGCGGCCGACGATCTCGGCGAGCTCCTGCTTGTTGTCGAGCCGATCGCACCAGATCTGGGCCTCCATCACCGCCATCATGATGGCCTGCGTGGCCTTGGGGTTGGCGTCGACCCAGTCGGCGCGCATGCCGAGGATCTTCTCGGGATGCTTGAACCAGAGCTCGCCGGTGGTGAGCGCGCTGTAGCCGATATTCTGGTTGACCAACTGCTCGTTCCACGGCTCGCCGACGCAGAAGCAATCCATGGTGCCGACCTTCATGTTCGCCACCATCTGAGGCGGCGGCACGGTGATCACCTTGATCTCGCTGTCGGGGTCGATG includes these proteins:
- the nasA gene encoding Nitrate reductase, which encodes MGVAPPPARPVATTCPYCGVGCGVLAKAGRDGIEIAGDPDHPANRGRLCVKGAALGETLSTDDRLLHPMIRGRSGAFARVGWPAALDAVAEGFARVLAEGGPDAIAFYLSGQLLTEDYYVANKLMKGFLGSANVDTNSRLCMASSVAGHRRAFGTDTVPGGYADLDTADLLVLTGSNAAWCHPILWQRIVANRERRGARIVVIDPRMTATASEADLALPIRPGMDSVLFAGLFVHLAEADKLDRAYIDAHTAGFAAALERARQIAPDAEATAAACGLAIEDVSRLFAWFAATERTVTLYSQGVNQSAQGTDKVNAIINCHLATGRIGRPGMGPFSLTGQPNAMGGREVGGLANMLAAHMGFGREEVDRVGRFWQAPRMARREGLKAVALFDAIAARKVRALWVMATNPAVSLPRADAVRQALAGLDHFVVSDNVLSNDTIGSGAKILLPAAAWGEKDGTVTNSERRISRQRAFLDLPGEARPDWWIVAEVGKRLGFAPAFSWPDAAAVFREHAALSAFENAGTRDFDLGGLSTVSAAGYATLTPVQWPVRTAGDAADKRFFARGGFFTPDGRARFVAIEPPALAAATDADHPYRLNTGRLRDHWHSMTRTAKAPTLGRHAVEPVVAMAPTDAAAAGLADGDYAEIATAHGRATLRVAVDAGQQPGMLFAPIHWSGETAGTARIGALVQPATDPHSGQPELKSTPAAIRRVAQGLEGFILSRRPVGLPAGLSWARAAISGGVGTIFAAPGAFDAALFAQALIPPGGTISEVIDAGRRLYRAAIFDGPRLEAVMFASGSGRPSWHWLETQFGAAVLSPEARRMLLAGRPADAAAREGPVICACFAVGLETIKAAIAAGAADVEAIGRALKAGTNCGSCRPEIRRLIGAAPSAAAEPA
- the nasD gene encoding Nitrite reductase [NAD(P)H] produces the protein MSEPLVVIGNGMAAARFVEELGRHALGRYSVLVIGAEPVLAYNRVLLSSLLAGEVGPDDIELKPRAWWQAQGVTLIYGRQALAIDVAGRRVVMAGGGSVPFAKLVLATGSAPIRLPKPGMDLPGVLTFRDRGDVAAMLASVTAAPRVVVIGGGLLGIEAAHGLASAGAKVTLVHLMDRLMERQLDTEAAGLLAEALRARGIEVLLGADTEAVEGEKAVRAVRLADGRRLAADLVVAAVGITPNVALAKAAGLATGRGIVVDDRLTTSDPDIHAIGECAEHRGLCYGLVEPAYEQARTLARHLAGRPEAYSGTVTATNLKVSGIPVFSAGDINGAEGSEVVVWRDPGLAHYRKLVLKDDVLTGAVLFGETGDGLWYHELIRCGERLGRRREACIFGRHLAEAA
- the cmpD_11 gene encoding Bicarbonate transport ATP-binding protein CmpD: MARQLPYLSIEAVDKTFARGAAGNNVLRDVSLTIDKGEYVSIIGHSGCGKSTLLNIIAGLTPATTGAVLLEDREVNAPGPERAVVFQNHSLLPWLTVYDNVRLAVDKVFAARKSRGERHDWTLHVLELVHMAHARDRRPAEISGGMKQRVGIARALAMEPKILLLDEPFGALDALTRAHLQDQVMQIHAALGNTMIMITHDVDEAVLLSDRIVMMTNGPSATIGEILTVPLARPRRRLELVADPAYIRAREAVLKFLYERHAFIDAA
- the cmpB_5 gene encoding Bicarbonate transport system permease protein CmpB codes for the protein MPRVALKAVESPVMPPAITQAAAPARATVIALPAAPRPSLAARLKPKMTALLATVVPPLVTLLVILLVWEILCSGRGATLPPPSQVWKEAGELILDPFFVNGSQDIGLGWRVLTSLQRVAIGFGLAAAAGIVIGAIVGQSTWAMRGLDPIFQVLRTVPPLAWLPISLAAFRDANPSAIFVIFITAIWPVLINTAVGIRNIPQDYRNVAAVLRLNHLEFFWKIMLPSAAPYIFTGLRIGVGLAWLAIVAAEMLTGGVGIGFFIWDAWNSSRLPDIIVALVYIGLVGFVLDRLIAGLATIVTRGTAAN
- the nrtA gene encoding Nitrate transport protein NrtA precursor produces the protein MMRKGLDRRAFLQRGTATAALLAAAKAALPAGAFASGAGPEVKGTRLGYIALTDAAPLIIAKEKGFYAKHGVPDMEIAKQASWGATRDNMALGTKANGIDGGHILRPKTHLYTTGKVMQNGQPLPMYTLINLNEDGQAISVSNEYRDLPVGRDSSPLKAAFERKKAQGKELTAAMTFPGGTHDLWIRYWLAAGGIDPDSEIKVITVPPPQMVANMKVGTMDCFCVGEPWNEQLVNQNIGYSALTTGELWFKHPEKILGMRADWVDANPKATQAIMMAVMEAQIWCDRLDNKQELAEIVGRRQWFNVPVNDINGRLRGDINYGRGRTVAGSNLRMKFWGEAGEVSYPWKSLDAWFVTENIRWGRFEPGLDIRALVDRTNRADLWREAAKTLGIANAPAADSRGVETFFDGMRFDPANPADYLRALKIKRAQV